The sequence below is a genomic window from Phycisphaerales bacterium AB-hyl4.
AGTTGCCAATACGCTTTGGGCTTGTGACTCCCCAACCCATGCACGCTCAACGCATGATGCCCGTTGGTCATCACCCGCTCCGCCTTCGACCCGCGAAGCACATCGATCACATACGTCAGCCCGAACCGCTGATCCGTCCGCGCGATGGCCGACAGCAGCTTCTGCGCGTCTTCCGTCGCATCGGTCATCTTCGGCGGATCGAGGCAATTATCGCAATGCCCACAATTCCCCTCATGCGCCTGACCGAAATGCGTCAACAGCGGCACACATCGACACTCCGTCGTATTCGCAAAGCGGATGATCTGTTCGAGTTGCTCGTACGCGTGGGCCTTCTCCGCAGGGTCGGTCTTCTGCTCGATGAAGTACTCGATCTTCGCGCGGTCCGTGCCCGAGTAATACAAGATGCACTCGGCAGGCAGCCCATCGCGACCCGCTCGGCCGGTCTCCTGGTAATACCCCTCCAAATGCCGCGGCAAGTCGGCGTGCATCACAAACCGCACATCCGGCTTGTCCACCCCCATGCCGAACGCGATCGTCGCCACCATCACCTTCGCCTCGTCATGCAGAAACGCCTGCTGATTCGCAGCCCGATCCTCCGACGCCATCCCCGCGTGATAAGGCAACGCAGCAAAACCCTGCTGCTGCAACCGCGCCGCCAGGTCGTCAACCTTCGCTCGACTCTGGCAATAGATAATCCCCTCCGCGTCCGGCCGATCGCGCAAATACCGACAGATATGCTCGAACACCTGCTGCTTCGGACGCACCACATAATGCAGATTCTTACGCTCGAAATCGCCACGATGAATCGTCGGCTCGCGCAGGTTCAACTGCCGAACCACATCGTCCGCCACGCGCGGCGTCGCCGTCGCCGTCAGCGCCATGATCGGCACATCCGCAAACCGCCCCTCGAAGCCGGTCCGCAGTTCGCCCAGCATGCGGTACTCCGGGCGGAAGTCATGCCCCCACTCGCTGATGCAGTGGGCCTCGTCAATCGCAAACCGCGACACCGGCAGCCGTGCCAGCAGCGATCGGCCCCAGCTGCTCATGATCCGCTCCGGCGCGAGGTACAGCAGCTTGAACTCGCCCGCCAGCGCCCGCTGTTCGCAGTCGCGCTGTGCGTCCCGGCTAAGCGTCGAGTTGAGATACGCCGCCGGCACGCCGTTGGCCGACAGCAGATCGACCTGGTTGTGCATGAGCGCGATCAAGGGCGACACGACGATGGTCACCCCATCCCCCACCACCGCCGGCAGCTGATAGCAAAGCGACTTGCCCCCGCCCGTCGGCAGGATCACAAACGAATCCCGCCCCGCCAGCGCGTCGGCGACAATCGGCGCCTGCATCGGGCGGAAGCGCTCGTGGCCGAAGTGGGTCT
It includes:
- the recQ gene encoding DNA helicase RecQ; this encodes MMDATEVRDDLLHPLKTHFGHERFRPMQAPIVADALAGRDSFVILPTGGGKSLCYQLPAVVGDGVTIVVSPLIALMHNQVDLLSANGVPAAYLNSTLSRDAQRDCEQRALAGEFKLLYLAPERIMSSWGRSLLARLPVSRFAIDEAHCISEWGHDFRPEYRMLGELRTGFEGRFADVPIMALTATATPRVADDVVRQLNLREPTIHRGDFERKNLHYVVRPKQQVFEHICRYLRDRPDAEGIIYCQSRAKVDDLAARLQQQGFAALPYHAGMASEDRAANQQAFLHDEAKVMVATIAFGMGVDKPDVRFVMHADLPRHLEGYYQETGRAGRDGLPAECILYYSGTDRAKIEYFIEQKTDPAEKAHAYEQLEQIIRFANTTECRCVPLLTHFGQAHEGNCGHCDNCLDPPKMTDATEDAQKLLSAIARTDQRFGLTYVIDVLRGSKAERVMTNGHHALSVHGLGSHKPKAYWQLIAQTLIKDNQLAITPDEFRVAHLTEASLSVLRGQAEVEVPMNRASASSGRSESRRGAGGRSRIEDDTPIDDALFEKLRGLRRELAREQGVPPYVVFSDVALRDMSRQYPTSDEAFLAVNGVGQQKLARYGEAFMAVIREHVG